In Paenibacillus xylanilyticus, the genomic window AAAGCCACGATTCTAAAGGAGCTGTCCTATGAAAAAGATATGACTCGTGCTGCGGAGCTTGCGTCCGACTATAGTAGATTGACCCGTCTGCCCGTTACATCACGGTATGCCTTGGCCTTGTTCAGCATCGATCCCATTGAAGCGGAAGAAGAGCAGCAGAGTCTGGAGGAATGTACTACCCGGCTGGTATCTTATCTGAATTACTATTTCCAGGCGAAGAATCTGAAGGCTACCTTTGTTGATTACAAGGAAGGCGAGACAGGGCTGTTTATGGAAGCAGACCAACAGCCAGGTTATTATGCATGGGAGGACTTGGCAGTGGCGATGCGAAGTGCACTCGATTTTACAGTGACTGCAGCCGTTGGGGCCGAAGCTGCTGAATTGTCCAATCTCCACGGTTTATATGAGCAAATGCGTGTAATCCTGAACGAGCGTTTCTACGAAGGAACCGGAACGATGATCCATGCAGAAGCTGTATCGAATCAATTGTACAGCGAACATATGCCGCCTTTTGAGAAGAAAGAATGGTTTGAAGCGATACATCAACTGGATTTTGAGTGGGCAGCACAGAAGCTGCATCAATATATTGAAGCCCTGGCTGCTATGCGAATCAAGAAAAAGATGATATGTGACTGGTCCATCGATCTCGTCGATGAGCTGCTTGAGCAGGTGCAGGAGCCCTTTTCGAAGGGGGTTCAACGAGCAGAGCTATATCACTCCATTTATAATGCATCGACATTGCATGAGATCGAGGGGCTGATTCTGGATGCAGCAGGTCATGCCGTGAATCTGCTGGGAGAGCGATTTATGGATAAAAATGAAAAGCTGATTCATAAGGTACGCACCCTCATTGATCAAAATTACAATCATCCGGTTACGATTAACAGCCTCTCTGAACAGGTTTATCTGTCACCTAACTATTTGCGGTCCATTTTCAAGGAAAAGACAGGAATGACCATCCATGATTATTTGACGCGTATCCGGCTGGGCAAAGCAAGGGAAATGCTGGCGGATGGCTCGCTCAAGATTCATGATATTGCTCAGAGAGTAGGCTACGAGAGCACGTCCTACTTCATTTCCCTTTTTCTTAAGAATGAAGGAGTAACACCGAATGAGTACAGGAAAACGATCTGAACGTTTATAAATCGCCCGATTGTTTTGTAAAAGAGAGAAATTCAAATATGAATCGTAACATTGCGATATGGATCAATCCTGTCGCTCTTTTTACAATTAGGCATGTAACCAATATGCAGCCCTTATCCCTTATTACACCGAAAGAACAAAGGAGGTGGAGAAACTAAATTATAAATTGAAAGCGATTACACTGCGTCATTCACTGCTTCATCATCCATGTAAATCTAACGTTAGCCTAATCATTGAAGTTGGAGGGATGTTATGTTAGTGCGAGTATTGCAAAAATCCTTTATATTCCTTTTGATCTTCTGTCTGGTGACAGGTATCGGTACAACGGCAGCCATGGTAAGTGCCAGTGATCCTAACAGCTATGAAGCCGAAGCGGAGGGAAATACGCTGAGCGGAAATGCGAGTGTATCGGATAGTCCATCTGCATCGGGGGGCAAGAAGGTCGGAGGTATGTACCAAGGCAGTTCGCTGCTATTCAATAACGTGATCGTAAACGAGTCGGGAAATTATAAAGTTGTCGTTTATTACATTTCAGGTGATCCCCGGCCGTTCAACATAAGCGCCAACGGCGGAGCAAAACAATTTGAAGAACCACCGAAGACAGCAGATTGGGATACCGTAGGCACATATGATGTAACGCTGCCCTTGAACGCAGGCAGTAACTCAATTCTGATCGATGACAACAATTGGTATTCACCTGATATCGACAAAATTGTCATTGCCGGACTAGATGATAATGAGACAGAGCCCGGGATTCCCGGTGAAGAAGAAGACCTGGGCACACCAGGGGATACACATCAATATGGAACGATCTCAGTGACGGATTATACGTACGGATTTCTCGTGGCAAACGATCATTATGAAGTAACTTATAATACCCAGTCAGGATTGGTTGGTTACAGCTGGGCTGACGGGCAGAAGCTGCGGGGCGTATATAGCAGCATGAAACTCGGTGAAGAGTCTTTCGTGCAGAGCAAAGATTATGAAGAACATACCACTGCTGGCGCACCACGGGAATTGGAAGACGGATTCGGCAAAGGAATCGAGCTTTCATTTGTCCACACATCTGCTGGCAAACCGACGTTGAAGCAGGTGTATCGTTTCTATGAAGATAAGGCTTATTTTCTGACCGGTTTGAATGCTATTGGGGAAACGGAGATCCATACGAATTACATGTCCCCGATTACGGTGACCCGTGCAGGTGGGGTGGACATTGGTGATAGCTCGGACAATCGTGTACTCACCGTGCC contains:
- a CDS encoding response regulator, with protein sequence MYSIFLVDDEELGLGMMRDYIRWEEMGIYIIGTASNGREALEKIEALQPDIVLTDVQMPIMNGIDLARKIHELYDSIQVMFLTGHDEFHYVKSALHVGAVGYLLKPLDLNEIESVISKVKQRCEEVAIKKRSTEAAKATILKELSYEKDMTRAAELASDYSRLTRLPVTSRYALALFSIDPIEAEEEQQSLEECTTRLVSYLNYYFQAKNLKATFVDYKEGETGLFMEADQQPGYYAWEDLAVAMRSALDFTVTAAVGAEAAELSNLHGLYEQMRVILNERFYEGTGTMIHAEAVSNQLYSEHMPPFEKKEWFEAIHQLDFEWAAQKLHQYIEALAAMRIKKKMICDWSIDLVDELLEQVQEPFSKGVQRAELYHSIYNASTLHEIEGLILDAAGHAVNLLGERFMDKNEKLIHKVRTLIDQNYNHPVTINSLSEQVYLSPNYLRSIFKEKTGMTIHDYLTRIRLGKAREMLADGSLKIHDIAQRVGYESTSYFISLFLKNEGVTPNEYRKTI